From Streptomyces durmitorensis, a single genomic window includes:
- a CDS encoding DUF11 domain-containing protein, with the protein MGSARRIGGVALATAGLAAGALGAAAAPAAADVIEPFAKRYDESLYGDFRTIGNTVMGCPTTPADMAARCATAADGQGRDNNNTFVMQRINAAGMDPEHGSSTGQVAIPPGAKVAYARLFFGGNDGTYKGPSGAQLRRCDISGADVQPSPGEPLDAVPAVGVDGAPPSKVTPANLVKDPASTNGPHYYTGEADITGLFSGVTGTGAPVPVAVGDIWAPTGKGCVAGWSLTVVYKYDGPNDDHAPDRRNVYVYGGHVLQRSTSPATSVTVDGFYRTDGKPRASVTAYEGDWNTPGDRFLVGGQTMTEAHTGSTNNFFISEDDGALDPKMTNNLSIDAKEFDVTGSGTRAPAAEPIPVGATSTTLSFSTKGDTYVPSAFALSVPVPDLEVTKTASPKTIKPGGTLTYTVKAKNISKLDYPNAKFSDDLTDNLDDATYNDDAKASTGDVSYTKPKISYTGDIPAGETATVTYSVKIKDPVSGDGKLLNNVDVETPRSNCDAGSTDPKCGAAPVIERKQPPVRITNVPARRTAPVCSDVKNTITIKNPSGSTRTGATASWQVTPGTKPVASSGKVTKQGSKYVWKGDVRPHGKVTVTQKLTVSCTAGQVRVVTVTAPGSNCPASVRGGDDPCTSAILAQRVQARPAPQEPQNGPVGRADAPPQLADTGSDSDTMLYAGLAIALCALGALAVAAARSRRD; encoded by the coding sequence ATGGGAAGCGCGCGACGCATCGGCGGTGTGGCCCTGGCCACGGCCGGACTCGCGGCAGGGGCGCTCGGCGCCGCGGCCGCACCCGCCGCCGCGGATGTGATCGAGCCCTTCGCCAAGCGCTACGACGAATCGCTGTACGGCGACTTCAGGACCATCGGCAACACGGTCATGGGCTGCCCGACGACGCCCGCGGACATGGCGGCGCGCTGCGCCACCGCCGCGGACGGCCAGGGCCGCGACAACAACAACACCTTCGTCATGCAGCGGATCAACGCCGCGGGCATGGACCCCGAACACGGATCGAGCACCGGCCAGGTCGCGATCCCGCCCGGCGCGAAGGTCGCGTACGCACGCCTCTTCTTCGGCGGCAACGACGGAACGTACAAGGGCCCCAGCGGCGCCCAGCTGAGGCGCTGCGACATCTCGGGCGCCGACGTGCAGCCATCCCCCGGCGAACCCCTGGACGCGGTGCCCGCCGTCGGCGTGGACGGCGCGCCTCCCTCGAAGGTCACCCCGGCGAACCTGGTCAAGGACCCGGCGTCGACCAACGGCCCGCACTACTACACCGGCGAGGCCGACATCACGGGCCTCTTCAGCGGCGTCACCGGCACCGGAGCACCCGTCCCGGTCGCGGTCGGCGACATCTGGGCGCCCACCGGCAAGGGCTGCGTCGCGGGCTGGTCGCTCACCGTCGTCTACAAGTACGACGGCCCCAACGACGACCACGCCCCCGACCGCCGCAACGTCTACGTCTACGGCGGCCACGTCCTGCAGCGCTCCACGTCGCCCGCCACCAGCGTCACGGTCGACGGCTTCTACCGCACGGACGGCAAGCCGCGCGCCAGCGTCACCGCGTACGAAGGCGACTGGAACACCCCCGGCGACCGCTTCCTGGTCGGCGGCCAGACCATGACCGAGGCGCACACGGGCAGCACCAACAACTTCTTCATCAGCGAGGACGACGGCGCCCTCGACCCGAAGATGACCAACAACCTCTCCATCGACGCCAAGGAGTTCGACGTCACGGGCAGCGGTACCCGCGCCCCGGCCGCCGAGCCGATCCCGGTCGGCGCGACCTCCACGACGCTGAGCTTCTCCACGAAGGGCGACACGTACGTCCCCTCGGCGTTCGCGCTCTCCGTCCCGGTCCCCGACCTGGAGGTGACGAAGACGGCGAGCCCCAAGACGATCAAGCCGGGTGGCACGCTGACCTACACGGTCAAGGCGAAGAACATCAGCAAGCTCGACTACCCGAACGCCAAGTTCAGCGACGACCTGACGGACAACCTCGACGACGCGACGTACAACGACGACGCGAAGGCGAGCACCGGCGACGTCTCGTACACCAAGCCGAAGATCAGCTACACCGGCGACATCCCGGCCGGTGAGACGGCGACGGTGACGTACTCGGTCAAGATCAAGGACCCAGTCAGCGGCGACGGCAAGCTGCTCAACAACGTCGATGTCGAGACCCCGCGCTCCAACTGCGACGCGGGCAGCACCGACCCCAAGTGCGGGGCCGCGCCGGTCATCGAGCGGAAGCAGCCGCCGGTCAGGATCACCAACGTGCCCGCACGGCGGACCGCGCCGGTGTGCAGCGACGTCAAGAACACCATCACCATCAAGAACCCCTCGGGCAGCACGCGTACCGGAGCCACCGCGTCCTGGCAGGTGACGCCCGGCACCAAGCCCGTCGCGAGCAGCGGCAAGGTCACCAAGCAGGGTTCGAAGTACGTCTGGAAGGGCGACGTCCGCCCGCACGGCAAGGTCACCGTCACCCAGAAGCTGACGGTCTCCTGCACGGCGGGCCAGGTCAGGGTGGTCACCGTGACGGCGCCCGGCAGCAACTGCCCCGCATCCGTCCGGGGCGGCGACGACCCGTGCACCTCGGCGATCCTCGCCCAGCGCGTGCAGGCACGTCCTGCCCCGCAGGAGCCGCAGAACGGCCCCGTGGGACGCGCGGACGCCCCGCCCCAGCTGGCCGACACGGGCAGCGACTCGGACACGATGCTGTACGCGGGCCTCGCGATCGCCCTGTGCGCACTGGGCGCGCTCGCGGTGGCGGCGGCGAGGAGCAGGCGGGACTAG
- a CDS encoding glucosyl-3-phosphoglycerate synthase, translating to MLEEAERWLTRRSWSVADRPLSALVAAKRASGASVSVVLPALDEEETVGEIVAEIRRELVEEACLVDELVVIDSGSRDRTAEVAREAGARVVHRDEILPRIPAVPGKGEVLWRSLLVTGGDIVAFVDADLREFSADFVTGIVGPLLTEPDVDFVKAMYDRPLAGTAGQGGRVTELMARPLLNMHWPQLAGFVQPLGGEYAARRSLLERLPFPVGYGVELGLLVDALHTVGLDALAQVDVGVRKHRHQDGQALGRMAAAIYRTAQLRLARGHLVRPELTQFERGADGFEPRTHSVDTEERPPMADIAEYTARRVA from the coding sequence GTGCTGGAAGAGGCCGAGCGCTGGCTGACCAGGCGTTCCTGGTCCGTTGCCGACCGTCCGCTCAGCGCACTCGTCGCCGCCAAACGGGCGTCGGGAGCCTCGGTGAGTGTCGTCCTGCCCGCGCTCGACGAGGAGGAGACGGTCGGGGAGATCGTCGCCGAGATCCGCCGGGAGCTGGTCGAGGAGGCCTGCCTGGTCGACGAGCTCGTGGTGATCGACTCCGGATCCCGGGACCGTACGGCCGAGGTCGCCCGTGAGGCGGGCGCGCGGGTCGTGCACCGGGACGAGATCCTGCCGCGCATCCCGGCCGTGCCCGGCAAGGGCGAGGTCCTGTGGCGCTCACTCCTGGTGACCGGCGGTGACATCGTCGCGTTCGTCGACGCGGACCTGAGGGAGTTCTCGGCGGACTTCGTCACCGGCATCGTGGGCCCGCTCCTGACCGAGCCCGACGTGGACTTCGTGAAGGCGATGTACGACCGTCCGCTGGCTGGAACCGCAGGTCAGGGCGGTCGGGTCACCGAGCTGATGGCGCGCCCGCTGCTGAACATGCACTGGCCCCAACTGGCCGGGTTCGTCCAGCCGTTGGGCGGCGAGTACGCGGCGCGCAGGTCACTCCTTGAGCGGCTGCCGTTCCCCGTCGGTTACGGAGTGGAGCTGGGCCTGCTCGTCGACGCCCTGCACACCGTGGGCCTGGACGCGCTCGCGCAGGTCGATGTCGGCGTGCGCAAGCACCGGCACCAGGACGGGCAGGCGCTGGGCCGGATGGCGGCGGCGATCTACCGGACGGCGCAGCTGCGGCTCGCGCGCGGCCATCTCGTACGCCCCGAGCTCACGCAGTTCGAGCGGGGTGCGGACGGGTTCGAGCCGCGGACCCATTCGGTGGACACGGAGGAGCGGCCGCCGATGGCCGACATCGCGGAGTACACCGCTCGCCGCGTGGCGTAA
- a CDS encoding transposase has product MVADGLRVLASPFVAPAAGGVAIRARLKDLGPNDEAVLREVGLHLGSLASGDLKARCAAGVGHDAPAWTVRKRALTPLSSSRWAGAITKASHDQWALSRRGLAAHIASLEAGIAMLRQRLVKPLGSKGTKRTPGGYRSRREWHAKSRRLAILEQRHAQAVADWEAGRVHVVRGGRQLANTRHHLAAAGLDEPAWRRRWEAARMFLAADGETGKQGGNETIRITPSGELTIKLPAPLAHLANAPHGRYRLPDTVAFAHRGEEWGDRAFADRAIAYRIHHDPVRGRWYVTACWQRTQPSALTVEAALAGQGGVIGVDTNDDHYAAWRLDAHGNPVGEPRRFFYDLTGTTQHRDAQIRHATSRLLHWAKACGAAAIAIEDLDFTNAKTRERHGRKKRFRRLISRFPTTKLAARLASMATEQHITVIAVDPAYTSKWGAQHWQKPMCTPTRKTTRHDAASIVIGRRAQGHGARRRTAPPPHHQSDGVGHRTAQAAPHGLRREGTRPPRTGPPPRVVSPPGTRMRQPSSPKTVRDERSDREWIHAPLPLTV; this is encoded by the coding sequence GTGGTTGCTGACGGGTTGCGGGTGCTGGCCTCACCGTTCGTCGCGCCCGCTGCGGGTGGGGTGGCGATCCGCGCCCGCCTGAAAGACCTCGGGCCCAACGATGAGGCGGTCCTACGTGAAGTCGGCCTGCATCTCGGGTCGTTGGCGTCTGGGGATTTGAAGGCGCGGTGTGCGGCCGGGGTAGGGCATGACGCCCCGGCATGGACAGTGCGCAAGCGGGCGTTGACGCCGCTGTCGTCCTCACGGTGGGCGGGGGCGATCACGAAGGCCAGCCATGATCAGTGGGCGCTGTCCCGGCGGGGACTGGCCGCACATATCGCTTCGTTGGAGGCGGGCATCGCGATGCTGCGCCAGCGCCTGGTCAAACCGCTGGGTTCGAAGGGCACGAAGCGCACGCCGGGCGGCTATCGCTCGCGGCGAGAGTGGCATGCCAAGTCCCGGCGCTTGGCGATCCTTGAGCAGCGGCACGCGCAGGCTGTGGCCGACTGGGAGGCGGGGCGGGTCCATGTGGTCCGCGGCGGTCGGCAGTTGGCCAACACGCGCCATCATCTGGCGGCAGCCGGCCTCGACGAACCCGCGTGGCGACGACGGTGGGAGGCGGCGCGGATGTTCCTGGCCGCCGACGGCGAGACTGGCAAGCAGGGCGGCAACGAGACAATCCGCATCACCCCAAGCGGCGAACTGACGATCAAACTCCCCGCCCCGCTGGCGCACTTGGCCAACGCCCCGCACGGGCGCTACCGGCTGCCCGACACCGTGGCGTTCGCGCATCGCGGTGAGGAGTGGGGCGACCGGGCCTTCGCTGATCGGGCAATCGCGTACCGCATCCATCACGACCCGGTGCGCGGGCGCTGGTATGTCACCGCCTGCTGGCAGCGTACCCAGCCGTCGGCCCTGACCGTGGAGGCGGCACTCGCCGGGCAGGGCGGTGTCATCGGCGTGGACACCAACGACGATCACTACGCGGCCTGGCGCCTGGACGCTCACGGCAACCCCGTCGGCGAGCCGCGACGCTTCTTCTACGACCTCACCGGCACCACGCAGCATCGTGACGCGCAGATCCGGCACGCCACCAGCCGCCTGCTGCACTGGGCCAAGGCCTGCGGGGCGGCGGCGATCGCGATCGAAGACCTCGACTTCACCAACGCCAAGACCCGCGAGAGGCACGGCCGCAAGAAACGCTTCCGCCGCCTGATCTCCCGCTTCCCCACCACGAAACTCGCGGCCCGCCTGGCCTCGATGGCCACCGAACAGCACATCACGGTGATCGCCGTCGATCCGGCCTACACCAGCAAGTGGGGCGCCCAGCACTGGCAAAAGCCGATGTGCACCCCCACCCGCAAGACCACCCGACACGACGCGGCAAGCATCGTGATCGGACGGCGCGCCCAAGGCCATGGAGCGCGGCGACGGACGGCACCGCCCCCACACCACCAGAGCGATGGTGTGGGGCATCGGACCGCCCAGGCCGCACCCCACGGCCTCAGGCGTGAGGGAACCCGCCCACCCCGCACCGGACCACCACCACGAGTGGTGTCACCACCGGGGACGCGAATGCGGCAACCCAGCTCGCCCAAGACCGTTCGGGACGAGCGCAGCGACCGGGAGTGGATCCACGCCCCACTCCCGCTCACTGTTTAG
- a CDS encoding alpha,alpha-trehalose-phosphate synthase (UDP-forming): MVSEHAAAQVLVASNRGPVTYALEDNGELTAKRGGGGLVSGLSAIGDSDGSDPAALWVCAALGEGDREAVRRGVGEPGVRMLDIDAGSHEGVHADAYNGIANSVLWFVHHMLYQTPLEPAFGPEFRAQWASYETYNRAFAEALAESAAQGAAVLVQDYHLALVPGMLRELRPDLRIGHFSHTPWAPVDYFRMLPDDVAEQLLRGILGADRAAFLTGRWADAFTECCVAVLGGTSGTRIGVHGLGADADFLRERSRRADVEERLVALREQVGSGRRVIVRVDRTELSKNIVRGLRAYRELLASWPEWRERVVHVAFAYPSRQDLAVYRDYTAEVQRVADEINSEYGVEGWTPVVLHVKDDFARSLAAYRLADVALVNPIRDGMNLVAKEVPVVSDEGCVLVLSREAGAYEELGEDALVVNPYDVTGTAAALHAALAMPVEERAERTKRLAAAATALPPAQWFLDQLRALEG; encoded by the coding sequence ATGGTCTCCGAGCACGCCGCCGCCCAGGTCCTCGTCGCGTCCAACCGCGGCCCCGTCACGTACGCCCTGGAGGACAACGGGGAGCTGACGGCCAAGCGGGGCGGCGGCGGACTCGTCTCCGGGCTGAGCGCGATCGGGGACTCCGACGGTTCCGACCCTGCTGCCCTATGGGTCTGCGCGGCGCTGGGTGAAGGCGACCGGGAGGCCGTGCGGCGCGGGGTGGGCGAGCCCGGGGTCCGGATGCTCGACATCGACGCGGGCTCGCACGAGGGGGTGCACGCCGACGCGTACAACGGCATCGCGAACTCGGTGCTGTGGTTCGTCCACCACATGCTCTACCAGACGCCGCTCGAACCGGCCTTCGGACCGGAGTTCCGGGCCCAGTGGGCGTCGTACGAGACCTACAACCGGGCCTTCGCCGAAGCGCTCGCGGAGAGCGCCGCTCAGGGCGCCGCGGTCCTCGTCCAGGACTACCACCTGGCGCTGGTCCCGGGGATGCTGCGCGAACTCCGCCCGGACCTGCGCATCGGCCACTTCTCGCACACGCCGTGGGCGCCGGTGGACTACTTCCGGATGCTGCCGGACGACGTCGCGGAACAGCTCCTGCGGGGCATCCTGGGCGCCGACCGGGCGGCGTTCCTGACGGGGCGGTGGGCGGACGCGTTCACGGAGTGCTGCGTGGCGGTCCTCGGCGGTACGTCGGGTACGCGGATCGGGGTGCACGGGCTCGGGGCCGACGCGGATTTCCTGCGGGAACGGTCGCGCCGTGCGGACGTGGAGGAGCGGCTTGTCGCGCTGCGGGAGCAGGTGGGGTCGGGCCGACGGGTGATCGTCCGGGTGGACCGGACGGAGCTGTCGAAGAACATCGTGCGGGGGCTGCGGGCCTACCGGGAGCTGCTGGCGTCCTGGCCGGAGTGGCGGGAGCGGGTGGTGCACGTGGCCTTCGCCTACCCCTCGCGGCAGGACCTCGCGGTGTACCGCGATTACACGGCGGAAGTGCAGCGGGTGGCCGACGAGATCAACTCCGAGTACGGGGTGGAGGGTTGGACCCCGGTCGTGCTGCACGTGAAGGACGACTTCGCACGGTCGCTGGCGGCGTACCGCCTGGCGGACGTGGCGCTGGTGAATCCGATCCGGGACGGGATGAACCTGGTGGCCAAGGAGGTGCCTGTCGTCTCCGACGAGGGGTGCGTGCTGGTGCTTTCGCGGGAGGCGGGGGCGTACGAGGAGCTGGGCGAGGACGCGCTTGTCGTGAACCCTTATGACGTGACGGGGACGGCGGCCGCGTTGCACGCTGCGCTGGCGATGCCGGTGGAGGAGCGGGCAGAACGAACGAAGCGGCTCGCTGCGGCGGCTACGGCGTTGCCGCCGGCGCAGTGGTTCCTGGACCAGCTGCGGGCGCTGGAGGGCTAG